A region of the Arachis hypogaea cultivar Tifrunner chromosome 15, arahy.Tifrunner.gnm2.J5K5, whole genome shotgun sequence genome:
atattGATAAAATTATTAATCCCTATcacttttcaaaaaatatttttcatgaacAGAAAGGAATGACAATCTATATATCATATATGAGAATCAAACTATATATAATAAGTAACTGTCGTAAAAGAAAGACACGCAAATCCTTCCTATTGAATTCATACATTGTCAAACGAAAATCTATATCCTCCAATTAGGTCATGATCATAGcatatttataactaaaattaaatttaaaaagaaatttaattGTCTAGTGTCTACTGTTTAGGGCCAACCACTACTTTTTTTTAGAGAAATGTTAAAAGattaacaaattttataatttataattattaattaattattattgatatttttaatgatataaaattattttttttattaataattaaatacagatcaaattttaataaaaatatttatttttagattttttttatcttatttaaataATACTTGTCCGCTAAGTTAACCCCAAAGAGAGCATTTCAAACAAAAGCGCATGGTAGAGTCTTGGAGAGGAGACACCACTACTACTAGGCTACCACAGTACTACTAAACTCAGTTACAGCTTTATGTCTTGTCAGTTGTCACCCATTTTACACTCCAccaattttattcatttattttttgaaaaaattttaaaaaattaactataatataAATCTaactcaaacaaaattttatatttttaattttaaaattttaaaaattaaaataataaaagattaattttttatttttcaatgaattaattttaattaactaCCCTCTAACCCTCCTAATTAATTTCCTAAAAAAatcgttattttttttaaacatttttttcgATTGTTTTGTAGATATTAACCGTATTTTAATAactcaattattaaattttatagtattctttaaaattttgaaaaccaaacaaTATAtctttcatatattattatatatttaaaagatattaaaatttattattatttaattattaatttaattttttaatttaataatatatttttaatatttttttatatttaatattaaaatataccatttgcctttttttaattattaaaattaaaaattcagatataATAATCAACCCAcctaaaattgataattaaaattcttCAATCATATTTCAACCGTTATATACTTATATGTAAACGCAGAATCATGTATAGTCACCACTCTTCAGTGTCCTCACTCCTAGTCCTAACACGCTCTCTTTTCACTGTTCTtcaccaattcttcttcttcttcttcttcttcttcttcttcttcttcttcacatatttatttattttcacaaacacatggcgAGTAACAATGGCACAGAGCAAGTAGTGGTGCCTCTTCCAGCTTCGGTGGACAATCTTCTAGAGCGCATCTGCAAGGAACAGAACCAGAGTCCTCCAGATTCTAAAGTCAGGCGCATGCTCGCTGAAATTGGCGAGCAAGAAGCCCTTAATTTACTTAACAAAATCTCAAACTCCAAAATCAAGTCGACTCTAAGCGCATTCATAGTTTACTTGATCAAACAATCAACTGCCTCATCATCGCCATCTTCATTTCCTTCTCCGTCGAACTCCCCTTTTGCTTCTTCTACTCTCTCTCCCAACGGTTTCACCGGTTCGGCTACGCGCACGATGAGCCAGCACCACCAAAGTATGCTTCTTTACTTCGAGTTTGCATCTTTTCACTCGTTGCTGGGTTCAGTTACACAGGAAAAGGAGTAGTTATTCACTTCTTTGCTtcctcttttgatttttctttaggaAAAAAATGGAACTTTTTAACTATTGACAAATTTGAACTTGTAATCTCTATCTGCTTGATCTTATTTCTTACGTGCATAGCATATTGAGTTTAAAACGTCGTTTTccactttcctttcttttttcaaGACTAAATTATTTTCCGGTTTTGCCCCCACCCTtttgtcaaaattatttttgttttgtttaattttttgagtttgtttttcttttgcatGATTGTTTGTATGAATAAATAGAGTGTCATTTGTGCACCATGAGTACTGCAAATGCAATGTTGAGTGTGATACTATGATTCATTAATAAAGTACCGTGCTTCTGTCAGGAACATAACACTGTTTTAATGTCGTTAGTAGGGCTTTTAGTGCCATTGTGGGATCATTTACAAGCTTCACTCTTTGTCGTTCATTTTTGAAGCTACAGATACAGTTGGTTTAGGCAGTTCTCAGGCCGTTGTTACAGAACTTAAACGAAACCCCTTGGATTTTTATgctgaaagaagagaagagaaaatgcTTAGTCCACAGATGAAGGCACTTGGAGAATTGGAGTTCAGAAGGGCCTTTCTGCTGTTGAGTTACATTGGAGGGTAAGCTCAGTGCATCTTGGCTATTCTTCTGTTTGGTTTTTGGTTTTTCCTTGCATataattctgttttcattcataCAATTACAGGGAGAGTCTTGAGACTCTTCAACCGGACTATATTAGCAGCTTGAAAGATTTGCCCATGGGAAGGTTTGAGAGAACAATATGGCAAGATGTGGGGCATAAATATATAAAGGATTGCCGCGATCGGCAATCGGTAAATATCATGAACTCTTAGTAATTTGAGATAGTTTATTCCTTTGCAATTGGTTTAAGTGCAACTCTGAGATCTGCAATCAAGTTgtcttttgtttcaaattttaatgttTGGCAGTTATGGTAGTCATAAAATTTGCATTAGTAAACTTCACTTGTTGAACTTTTAATTGTTTAAATAGTGCTTGACATACAGAAATCAAAATTTTGTTTAACAGAATGGGAAGATCTTGTTTAGCCTTGGGATAGAAGACTTTTACAGTCTACAATGATGCATATCAACATGATGCTCTTTCATTGTGTtaaatttcttttctgtttgtaCTAACGACAACCTTGGTTTCTTCAGTATGTTGACTGGGATTCTAGTAGGCCACATGTATATCAATGCTATGTTTCTACGGATGGGAGCTTAAGATTCAAGGTTTGTAGATCTCGGCATTGTTTTCTTGTACTGTCAAAATTTTTGTAACCACTCGGTGGTTTTAATGCCATCAAGGTCTCCATTTGTATAGCATTAAAATTAGTATACTTTTATGAATTGTCTGTATCAATAAGCTGCCTGTATATTGGTTATTTTTCTACATAGATATTTTATTTCTATGCTAATGCTTTACTTTATTGCTCCTGTATGTATATCAATCTCTCAGGGTCCTGTTATACAGAGCTCAAGAACACACCTACAGAGAACGTTAGGGGATGACAATGTCTTACTTGTTAAATTCTCCGAGGAGGAAAGTGTCACGAAGACGCGAATCACTGTTGATGAGGCTATCAACCTGTATGAGAAGTTTGGAAAGGAAGGGATCCAAGTTGGGCTTAGATTATATCGCTTTTTTGGTAACCATTTTATCCTTGTTCTTTCATATTTACCCCCTCTCCCTTTTCTGGCTAACCTCCAATTATGATTTAACTACTAAATAGAGTGAGAAAtttgctttttaattttatcctttgatatataatattctattttaataAATCATTACTGTGTCATATATCAGATGTTATCTCTTGAGTTGTTTAAGAAACTTGTAGTGACTGGCATGTAACATACATCTTCCACCAATTGAGCAGTTTTTAAAGATGGTggaaaggaagagaagaagaaggaccCAGCATCGTCCTCTGTAAAATGTTATTTTGTTAGGATGAAGTCACTTTCTTCTGCTGATGAGAGGGCATCGTACATTCTGGAAGATCGGACTATGATTGAAGCTAGATGTTTGTTTATGCATGCTCACACGTTAGCTAGTGTGGATAAGTATATGGCCAGGTAGTATGACAAATACTTTATTTTAGATATCCATATTTTATTTGGCCTGCACTTAATCACCTTGTAATAGATTTTGTCCAAGAAACTAACTGTAGTGGTATTCAGATTCTCTCTTCTTCTATCAAAGACGTTCAAACTTGACATTGACTTGGCTAGTGTGAATGTTAAGCAAATTGATGATGAATATTGCCTGGTATAGTCAATTGCCAATATactcaatttttataatttacagTCTTGCATGaagcaaattattattattatttgacctCCCTTGTCATTGGGAATtaggatgaaaaaggagaaagaattCCTGATATAGATGGCAAACTGCGTATTCATACAGATGGAACTGGGTTCATCTCAGAAGACTTGGCGTCGTCCTTCCCTACCAGTGtgtttaaaggaactgccaaaaataaagtCACGAAGGTATCTCGACTTTTTAGTGTATATTCCACTAAATTGTTCTTCAGTTAAATTCCTTTTTTTTCCCAATGACTGGTCATTTGTTAAGAATCcacattaaaaagaaaaaaaaaattatgttgcaAAACCACAGTTTTGGTTGGTggattaaacattttttttcacttCCTGTGAAAGGATGAACTCAAGTTTTCACCTTTCGTGGTTTATATATACTCTCCGAAATGGTGGCTTGTGCTTTATCTTTTGACTTTAATGACTGCACACATAAAATCTGTTCTAAAGTTGATGCATGGAAGAGAAAAATTTTGGATGGAAGCTCTTTATTTTTctggtgtctttttttttttttttgcatcatGTCTTCCATAAGAATAAGAAGTCATCCATAATGCAATATGTTTTTCCCTGTACTTTATCATATTCTGGTTCTCCTTTTGTTGGTATTTTTCTAGTGAAGTAAATGACAAATTTTAAATGCCAAGAAATATTTCAATATGCTTTATGATCTAGCCCCTTTGTGAGTATTCTGTGCTTATGGCTGTCTTTAAACTTAGGAAACTCCCGATCTGTTAGCTTTTGATGATACAATGGGGGATGGTCAATTTCTATGGTTTCCTTGCCAGTTTTAATATTGCAATGACGTTTTCATATTGCTTGTTCATGTCATATGCGCGGATGTTGTCCTAATAGAATTTATAATTTTCCCTTTTGCCCATAAAGCCTTTGCTGATCCAGTGCCGTCTCTTCCACAAGGGTTCTGCTATTAAAGGCACGCTTTTGGTTAATCATACGGTATGTTTTTGAACAACTCTTGGTTAAAAGTCATGATTTCTTCCTTGGCATATGTTTATCTAGTCAATATTATGGAACCCCTAGTTTGCTGAGTGCTTTTTAAGCTGTCTGAATTGATATGTAAATTATAACTCTGTGTAGATAGATCATAAGATACTTTTTGGTATTTCCATATTTTGCTCCACTGTTTTTATTCTGGTTCTCAATGATTAAGTTGAACATGTAGTCTTATAATGATGAGAAGGATAACATAGGTGATatgtttataaaatattattgcaATTTAACATTGGTGGACTATATTACAGAAGTGTATAAACCCAAATTTATCTGCATAGGGCATGCTGGTATTTTAGTTTTCCAATATATTTTTCCTGGTTACTAGAGGTGCTTGACATACTCTCTTACTTAGAATTGGACAGGTATTGTGGTTTAttctataaaataatttattttctctaGATAAAGAAAAACATTATGGTAAAGTATACCTTTTCTGCAGCTTCCTCCTAGGACAATCCAGGTTCGGGATTCAATGATTAAAGTTAAGAGCGACAAAGAACTTGAGAATGCTCCAAGCATAGATTCGTTAGAAGTAGTGGGAACGAGGTTTTTCACTTCATCACCTTTCCTGCTAGTATTTTGGCGTAGTTatcattattttgataattaaattatttcaGAAGCTGATGGAGTATAATGTCCATTCACATATTACTTGTTAACGGGATAATGTATTTGCTTTTATCGATTTATGTGTTTCATCTGGATGCACAACTTTAGCGGTCCACCAGACCATTAAAAAATGGGCCCTTTCAGTGCTGTGCTTTATTGTTTATATTTACATTTCACCATTTACTAATAATCCTCGATATAAATGGGCTAAAGAGGCATATAATGATTTCCTTAATATGGGTGCTTGAAGGAGATGCGGGTTTCACCTGGTTGGGTTTGGTGAAGGTAGATATATGCATCCAAAAGGACACTATTTGATGATTCTATGTTGCCCAAAATTTGCAACCAATAATAGATAGTACATTGTTCAAGCTTTTTTCTTATGAGATGCCTAGCAAACTATCTACTGTTCTTTCACTAACTAAGTTCCACATGTTTCAGCAATCACCCAAATCGCTCATTCTTGTCTAAATATCTCATTGCACTTCTAAGCTATGGTGGAGTTCCAAATGGATACTTCATTGAAGTACTTCAGGATAATCTGAAAGAAGTTGATCAAATCTTCTCTAATAAGCGCGCTGCATTTAGAGGTTGTTCATGCAGATTAGTAGATTTATTTTGTCATATTTCATCAAGGTCTTACTTGTTTAGTTATTTTGGATATGAATTGAAGTGATATACTGTTTTAAATGTGTTGAAATCTCACCAAGCAAAGCTTTCTTACCATCATTTACATGCAGCTTCTCTAAACCATGGTGAGATGGATGATTACACTGCAATGCGAATGATCTTATGTGGGATTTCTATTGAAGAGCCGCATTTGCAGTTTCAATTGTCCGTATTTGCAAAGGAGGAAATGAAGAAGCTTAGAGGAGGGAGGATCTATATACCAGATTCTTTCTATTTGATGGGGACTGTTGATCCCACTGGAAAATTAGAAAGAAATCAAGTTTGTGTAATTCAGTAAGTGTAAATCTTTTACTCTTTGGTATTAATTAATCTTTTGTCCagaaaattttctaaattttagatGTATTTGATattcaaaagtcaaaactaatgaaaacagaATATTTGTCTTGATGACACATACATCGTTGTAGTGAAAATGGCCATTTTTGCCAAGAATGAACGGTATGCAATATTGAGTAGAACAAAATGCTATGACCATGTTTAGCTGCATCATGCTCTATAGTGTTCCTTTTAAAAAAAAGTGGAACAATTtttgcaatttaatattattatgtcTGAGCTGATTGTTCCTTTTTCTTTGTAGTGAAAATGGCCCAATTACAGGGGAGGTGTTAGTTTACAGAAATCCAGGTTTACATTTTGGGGACATTCACAGAATGGTTGCAGTACCTTTGGAGGAACTAAAATCTTATGTTGGTGATAGCAAATATGCAATTTTCTTCCCATGTGTTGGTCCTCGCTCTGTGGCAGATGAGATTGCCGGAGGCGATTTTGATGGAGACATGTACTGGGTTTCACAAAATTCTGAGGTTCCATTCCCTGTTTGAATTCAATTTATTCTTCTCACTAAATTTGTTTATTGCATTGTTGTCCCATTGTTATTCTCCGAGGGTCTTTAAAGTAGTTTAATTTGACCATTCAAGTTTGAAATGCTG
Encoded here:
- the LOC112751257 gene encoding probable RNA-dependent RNA polymerase 3 gives rise to the protein MANCTNQVPLPLSVETLIEEICQKHNPPPLDRTLRLKLADIGEQRALEILNQIRKSGIKTSFSGFIKVMIDNSSSSPSSSPYKEQVPLPTKVEILIEQICNEQKKPPLDSVVRRKLAAIGEQRALDILNCIKEREIQKSFGGFVITMIKDLSSSSPSPSQYASSLSATNDNTEDSVTLSLSTHQATDTVGLGSSQAVVTELKRNPLDFYAERREEKMLSPQMKALGELEFRRAFLLLSYIGGESLETLQPDYISSLKDLPMGRFERTIWQDVGHKYIKDCRDRQSYVDWDSSRPHVYQCYVSTDGSLRFKGPVIQSSRTHLQRTLGDDNVLLVKFSEEESVTKTRITVDEAINLYEKFGKEGIQVGLRLYRFFVFKDGGKEEKKKDPASSSVKCYFVRMKSLSSADERASYILEDRTMIEARCLFMHAHTLASVDKYMARFSLLLSKTFKLDIDLASVNVKQIDDEYCLDEKGERIPDIDGKLRIHTDGTGFISEDLASSFPTSVFKGTAKNKVTKPLLIQCRLFHKGSAIKGTLLVNHTLPPRTIQVRDSMIKVKSDKELENAPSIDSLEVVGTSNHPNRSFLSKYLIALLSYGGVPNGYFIEVLQDNLKEVDQIFSNKRAAFRASLNHGEMDDYTAMRMILCGISIEEPHLQFQLSVFAKEEMKKLRGGRIYIPDSFYLMGTVDPTGKLERNQVCVIHENGPITGEVLVYRNPGLHFGDIHRMVAVPLEELKSYVGDSKYAIFFPCVGPRSVADEIAGGDFDGDMYWVSQNSELLKSFRQSDPWIETRPEEPHDKEPRDKEQNVKEPRDMSSDEFEERLFRLYLKTRFEPSIAIGAAADSWMAIMDRFLTIRNEEEKERVKENIIRLVNIYYVALDAPKKSGRKIEVPKELSAELFPHYMEKEKSFTSTSVLGMIYDEVRRWQHKEDSAIEIKKLPCFDIEVPKTRLENWQNLYEEYRSDMDAALRDKENDKDASKEKADEVIKYYKQKLYDGADNMEDSARDINDIYIDALAVYNATYDHAMAVKQVGKCGFAWKVAGLPLCSLYNLKQDEKAFVVSLSVLREIG